A section of the Trachemys scripta elegans isolate TJP31775 chromosome 10, CAS_Tse_1.0, whole genome shotgun sequence genome encodes:
- the LOC117884397 gene encoding cocaine- and amphetamine-regulated transcript protein-like has protein sequence MDSPRWLLLAAGCWLLLLPPGDWGLETRALRSFYPQERPPSSEKELLGALQEALEKLQKKRIPPWGKKLGQVPACDVGELCAVRKASRIGKLCNCPRGATCNFFLLKCL, from the exons ATGGACAGCCCCAGGTGGCTGCTGCTCGCCGCcggctgctggctgctgctgctgccgcccggGGACTGGGGGCTGGAGACCAGGGCACTCCGCAGCTTTTACCCCCAGGAGCGCCCTCCATCCAGCGAGAAGGAGCTG CTCGGGGCtttgcaggaggctctggagaaGCTGCAGAAAAAGCGGATTCCACCCTGGGGCAAGAAACTGGGGCAAGTGCCAGCG TGCGACGTGGGGGAGCTATGCGCCGTCAGAAAAGCCTCCCGAATTGGAAAGCTGTGCAACTGCCCCAGAGGCGCCACCTGCAACTTTTTCCTGCTGAAATGCTTGTAA